Proteins encoded together in one Falco peregrinus isolate bFalPer1 chromosome 2, bFalPer1.pri, whole genome shotgun sequence window:
- the C2H4orf54 gene encoding LOW QUALITY PROTEIN: uncharacterized protein C4orf54 homolog (The sequence of the model RefSeq protein was modified relative to this genomic sequence to represent the inferred CDS: deleted 1 base in 1 codon; substituted 1 base at 1 genomic stop codon) produces the protein MPARAGSRRAGRRRGGKGRAGAGAGRPVAPPRPRSAARPCRHMPARPLGPLPRPDGPGMDAPGQPPGGPRAGPEGAAAATEEEAAAYVEIRGSPQRPGESRLLGELAPAGGAERAAGPAPGSGAGGTGDVGGSANGGPPGGAAGPASSDRGRDRLPSPSAAAEAGCGADSSPGCGGAAGSGGPPEAGGCPESSSSSCPSPMSKASGFPAMGDPVSTEGKTSSSSFGYESEEDEDAGRKAAAPGAPPGIPSGGGRDEAHYISTQEIQLSEVDHDMDFDAGLAARWDFEDNNVIYSFVDYASFGSDETPGDTPTEEENSCSLSTTTSDPNNQTDSIENTSSTEIVSLTSEYDTPGGAKRASSGESRSKQPGRPGGSPAAQLLLSIKAASRAINESSNVRGKQNTIYAAKHEGDMSLRVPAAPERNASLKTDAVRDHAKKFIAVPARLQTRCGAARAGEHSSGASSAVSELDDADKEVRNLTARAFRSLAYPYFDTLRPGSRASSASLPDNALGINRWSTYLDLKCGSLGPRAEPSLLRSGRSQTKALEFVVSKLDGEITHVEAPRRLRPGSRVVTLLDLGDAPEAGPRPEAGGGEPPAAEGGGGGSSKKSKFASSLLKNVISKKMQLEHEFKMERGEITDTSYTGLGAGRDAEAGGGGRERQGEGGVQRQSSRHSEGGSDCTAATAEEAGEGGGGRSPVSKASTPREGSRSLDRALSEELCEVKRSASEAIKATFLRSQNSAFRSWKEREAERKEERAPVGKLKLSPRLDWRADLGEISAGKSTKMSRLFVPAIQHTPREKETGKRATKCSAAAASSSPTAAKPKAPEIKISLGSLQQPRDAAFSIAQLLTPQIAGRPPEEGRGQHPKPPKVGDGPDKVPQFLVRDVRDGKHRAQGPLHQVRDVRKLIKSSYSCDSGDNSSDKGSVASDQGGPEQKPRQQLVIAGVPRSLSPVVITCQSVGHASSKPTEAGPKAAGRAPACPPEGTVLVHRTSGRLPVATIAPNKSDPRQPAVLKIVSKSAAPWRHQPPPPPVERGRGPEEDPREEGKAAPVQNALEKLTAAVRSMEELYSFNKREWKRKSDPLPITDSHVLSLIASQERDAGPRPTPPRRRRCAPAAGGRXGGGAVGKGAGSERLSRRPCSNAADKVSAKAAAFENLARQRQRGPPPPRAEPPPAPRALLTLRGAGGAGAGAPAPGKPRSEGGLRGQAAPRSPRLPAGGGDAERGPDCGNYLALPLKAAAEPGSPPSPVPVSGAGGGVRPSPVSAAAAAAALCSLQPFGTAKRPGSPGPPPAPPPAEEPAAAAPPSAEGPPAALYRPPLPYATLPGAAPPPLLCFSPSVPTAAAAADPFPQTQRKVLLDVSTGQYYLVDTPVQQPLKRRLFDPETGQYVEVPVPQQPTVAPVPLPLPPLALNAGAYGATYMLYPGLLPAAAMLPAGALPRPLSHPGSDASAPAEPGSPAAAEAAFADSPYYVATGKGPPPPRRGAAESKPVISITAPAAGPRIVAPPSFDGTTMRFVVEHR, from the exons ATGCCCGCCCGGGCCGGGAGCCGGCGCGCCGGGcggaggaggggagggaaggggagggcaggggctggggctgggcggCCCGTTGCGCCCCCCCGTCCCCGCAGCGCTGCCCGTCCCTGCCGGCACATGCCTGCCCGCCCCCTGGGGCCACTGCCGCGCCCCGACGGCCCCGGCATGGACGCGCCCGGCCAGCCGCCCGGCGGCCCCCGAGCCGGCCCCgagggcgcggcggcggccACCGAAGAGGAGGCGGCGGCGTACGTGGAGATTCGCGGCTCGCCGCAGCGGCCCGGGGAGAGCCGGCTGCTCGGCGAGCTGGccccggccggcggcgcggagcgAGCGGCCGGTCCCGCACCGGGAAGTGGAGCCGGCGGGACCGGGGATGTTGGCGGGTCGGCGAACGGCGGGCCgccgggcggggccgcggggccaGCATCCTCGGACCGCGGGCGGGATCGCCTGCCTTCCCCGAGCGCAGCGGCTGAGGCGGGATGCGGCGCTGACTCCAGCCCCGGCtgcgggggggcggcagggagCGGCGGGCCTCCGGaggcggggggctgcccggagtcctcctcctcctcctgcccttcgCCGATGAGCAAGGCGAGTGGCTTTCCCGCAATGGGCGACCCGGTGTCGACGGAAGGCAAAACCTCCTCGTCCTCCTTCGGCTACGAAAGCGAGGAGGACGAGGATGCGGGACGCAAGGCAGccgcccccggcgcccccccggGCATCCCCTCCGGCGGCGGCCGCGACGAGGCGCACTATATCAGCACGCAGGAGATCCAGCTGAGCGAGGTGGACCACGACATGGATTTCGACGCGGGGCTGGCCGCCCGCTGGGACTTCGAGGACAACAACGTGATCTACTCCTTCGTGGACTACGCCTCCTTCGGGAGCGACGAGACCCCGGGGGACACACCGACGGAGGAGGAGAATAGCTGCTCACTCAGCACGACCACCAGCGACCCTAACAACCAGACGGACAGCATCGAGAACACCAGCAGCACGGAGATCGTCAGCCTTACCTCCGAATACGACACCCCCGGCGGGGCCAAGCGCGCCAGCTCGGGGGAAAGCCGGTCCAAGCAGCCTGGCCGCCCCGGCGGGAGCCCGGCCGCCCAGCTTCTCCTATCAATCAAAGCCGCTTCCCGGGCTATAAATGAGTCTAGCAACGTGCGCGGAAAGCAAAATACTATTTACGCTGCCAAGCATGAAGGCGACATGAGCCTCCGTGTCCCCGCGGCTCCTGAACGCAATGCGAGTTTAAAGACGGACGCGGTCCGCGACCACGCGAAAAAATTCATCGCGGTCCCCGCGCGGCTGCAGACCCGGTGCGGGGCGGCCAGGGCGGGGGAACACTCGAGCGGCGCCTCCAGCGCCGTCAGCGAGCTGGACGATGCCGACAAAGAAGTGCGAAACCTGACAGCCAGGGCGTTCCGCAGCCTGGCGTACCCCTACTTCGACACCCTGCGCCCCGGCTCCCGCGCCTCCTCCGCCTCCCTGCCCGACAATGCCCTGGGCATCAATCGCTGGTCCACCTACCTGGACCTCAAGTGCGGCAGCCTGGGGCCGAGAGCCGAGCCCAGCCTGCTGCGCTCCGGCCGGTCGCAAACCAAAGCCCTCGAGTTCGTGGTCAGCAAGCTCGACGGGGAGATCACCCACGTCGAGGCGCCGCGGCGGCTGCGGCCGGGCTCCCGGGTGGTGACTCTGCTGGACCTCGGCGATGCCCCCGAGGCCGGGCCGCGCCCCGAGGCGGGTGGCGGGGAGCCGCCGGCGGCGGAGGGCGGTGGGGGGGGCTCCAGCAAGAAGTCCAAGTTCGCCTCCAGCCTCCTCAAAAACGTAATCTCCAAGAAGATGCAGCTGGAGCACGAGTTCAAGATGGAGCGGGGCGAGATCACCGACACTTCCTACACCGGGCTGGGCGCCGGCCGGGACGCGgaggccggcggcggcgggcgggagcggcaGGGGGAGGGTGGTGTGCAGCGGCAGAGCTCCCGGCACTCGGAGGGCGGCTCGGACTGCACCGCAGCGACGGCGGAGGAAGCGGgcgagggcggcggcggccggtCGCCGGTCTCCAAGGCGTCGACGCCCCGTGAGGGGAGCCGCAGCCTGGACCGAGCGCTGTCGGAAGAGCTGTGCGAGGTGAAGCGCAGCGCCTCGGAGGCCATCAAGGCCACCTTCCTCCGCAGCCAGAACAGCGCCTTCAGGTCCTGGAAGGAGCGGGAGGcggaaaggaaggaggagagggcGCCCGTCGGCAAGCTGAAGCTCTCCCCCAGGCTCGACTGGCGAGCCGACCTGGGCGAGATCTCCGCCGGCAAGTCCACCAAGATGTCCCGCCTGTTCGTCCCTGCCATCCAGCACACACCCCGGGAAAAGGAGACCGGCAAGCGGGCGACCAAGTGCtctgccgccgccgcctcctcctcacCCACCGCCGCCAAGCCCAAAGCCCCCGAGATCAAGAtcagcctgggcagcctgcagcagccccggGACGCCGCCTTCAGCATCGCCCAGCTGCTGACGCCGCAGATCGCGGGCCGGCCGCCGGAGGAGGGCAGGGGCCAGCATCCCAAGCCGCCCAAAGTCGGTGACGGCCCCGACAAGGTGCCGCAGTTCCTGGTGCGCGACGTGAGGGACGGCAAGCACAGAGCCCAGGGGCCGCTCCACCAGGTGCGGGACGTGCGGAAGCTCATCAAAAGCTCCTACAGCTGCGACTCGGGGGACAACAGCAGCGACAAGGGCAGTGTCGCCTCCGACCAGGGCGGCCCGGAGCAGAAGCCCCGGCAGCAGCTGGTCATCGCCGGCGTCCCCAGGTCCCTCTCCCCCGTGGTCATCACCTGTCAGTCGGTCGGGCACGCCAGCTCCAAGCCCACCGAGGCGGGGCCCAAggcggcgggcagggcgccGGCCTGTCCCCCGGAGGGCACCGTCCTGGTGCACCGCACCTCGGGGAGGCTGCCGGTGGCCACCATCGCCCCCAACAAGAGCGACCCGCGCCAGCCGGCCGTGCTGAAGATCGTCTCCAAATCCGCCGCGCCCTGGCGGCaccagcccccgccgccgccggtcgagaggggccgggggccggAGGAGGACCCGCGGGAGGAGGGCAAGGCGGCGCCGGTGCAAAACGCGCTGGAGAAGCTGACGGCGGCGGTGCGGAGCATGGAGGAGCTGTACAGCTTCAACAAGCGCGAGTGGAAGCGCAAGAGCGACCCGCTGCCCATCACCGACAGCCACGTCCTCTCCCTCATCGCCAGCCAGGAGCGGGACGCCGGGCCCCGGCCgacccccccccgccgccgccgctgcgcccccgccgccggcggcaGATAAGGCGGAGGAGCCGTC GGCAAAGGGGCGGGCAGCGAGCGGCTGTCCCGCCGCCCCTGCAGCAACGCCGCCGACAAGGTCTCGGCCAAGGCGGCCGCCTTCGAAAACCTGGCCCGGCAGCGGCAGCGcggcccgccgcctccccgcgccgagcccccccccgccccccgcgccctcCTTACCCTCCGCGGAGCCGGAGGAGCCGGCGCCGGAGCCCCCGCGCCGGGCAAGCCCCGCTCCGAGGGCGGCCTGCGGGGCCAGGCAGCGCCGCGCTCCCCCCGGCTGCCTGCGGGCGGCGGCGATGCGGAGCGCGGGCCGGACTGCGGCAACTACCTGGCCCTGCCGCTGAAGGCGGCCGCCGAGCCCggctcccctccctccccggtACCGGTGtcgggggcgggcggcggcgtCCGCCCCAGCCCCGTgtcggcggcggcggcggcggcggcgctgtGCAGCCTGCAGCCCTTCGGCACCGCCAAGCGCCCCGGCAGCCCCggacccccgcccgcccccccgcccgccgaggagcccgccgccgccgctccgccgtCCGCCGAGGGTCCGCCCGCCGCCCTCTACCGCCCGCCGCTGCCCTACGCCACCCTGCccggcgccgcgccgccgccgctgctctGCTTCTCGCCCTCCGTGCCCACCGCGGCGGCCGCGGCTGACCCCTTCCCGCAGACGCAGCGCAAGGTGCTGTTGGACGTGAGCACCGGGCAGTACTACCTGGTGGACACGCCAGTGCAGCAGCCCCTCAAGCGGCGCCTCTTCGACCCCGAGACCGGGCAGTACGTGGAGGTGCCAGTGCCCCAGCAGCCGACCGTCGCCCCCGTCCCGCTGCCTCTCCCGCCCCTGGCCCTCAACGCCGGGGCCTATGGCGCCACGTACATGCTCTACCCCGGCctcctgcccgccgccgccatgcTGCCGGCCGGCGCCCTGCCGCGCCCGCTCTCCCACCCGGGCAGCGACGCCAGCGCCCCGGCCGAGCCAGGCAGCCCGGCAGCGGCGGAGGCGGCGTTCGCCGACAGCCCCTACTACGTGGCTACCGGCAagggcccgccgcccccgcggcgTGGGGCAGCCGAGTCGAAGCCGGTCATCAGCATCACAGCGCCGGCCGCCGGCCCGCGGATCGTCGCGCCGCCCTCCTTTGACGGCACCACCATGCGCTTCGTGGTGGAGCACCGGTGA